Genomic DNA from Paraconexibacter algicola:
AGGACCCAGTGGAAGGACTCCACGAGCGCGGCGCCCGCCACGATGAAGATCGTGCGCAGGATCAGCGCGCCGATGATGCCCCACAGCAGGACCGTGGAGCGCACGACGGTCGGCACCGCCATCGCGCCGAAGATGATCGCGAAGACGAAGACGTTGTCGAGCGACAGCGACCGCTCGAGCACGTAGCCGGTCAGGAACTCGGTGCCCGCGTCCGACTCCCCGGCGACGATCAGGCCGAGCCCGAAGAGGATCGCCGCGGCGATCCAGACGATGCTGAAGACCACCGACCGCCGCATCGTCGCGACCTCGTCGCGCTTCTCGAACAGCAGCATGTCGACGGCCAGGCTGATCAGCACGAAGGCGATGAGCCCGGCCCAGAGGGCGAATCCGGCGTCCATAGGTGTCCTTCAGTATGCCCGGCGGACGCCGGGTCAGGCTTTCACGAAGTCGCGGTACGGCACCGCCGGGCGACTGGGCGCACCGGAGCGCGCCGCGCCGACCAGTCGGCCCGCCACCAGATCGGCCGCCTCGTCACGGCGGCGGCGCCCGACCGCCAGCAGGGCACGCGAGACGAGCGTCGCGCCGAGGGCCCCGGGAGCACCCGCCACCGTCCGGACCTCGGCGTGGCCGAGCGCGACCTCCGCCACGGCCCGGGCCAGCGGCGCCGCCCGGTCCGCCGGGGCCTGGGCGAGCAGCGCCTCCGACAGCACGAGCGTCGATGCCCGGCGCGTCCGCGCGACCGGCGTCACGTCCGCGACGCCCTCGCCCCCGATCAGGAGCTCGGGCTCCGGCACGTCGGCCGCCGCGCACAGCGCCCCGACCTGCACGGACACCGACCGCAGCTGCGCGCGCTCGGCCGGCAGGCCGACCCGGGCGCGGAGCTCGCGCAGCATCACGTGCTCGGCGCGTCCGACGAGCACCGCCCCGGCGAGGGCGGCGAGCAGGACCGCGACGACGGGTGGCGTGCCCACGACCACGAGCATCGCCGCCACGAGGGCGAGCAGGCCCCCGAGCAGCAGGACCGGGACCGGCGCGGAGCGCTCGAGGTCGGCCGCAGGTGGTTCGGAGTGCGCGGGCACGGAGCGGTCTGTCCTTCCGTGGTTCGGGCGGGAGAGGGCGGGCCGCCCGTCTCTGATCTCGAGCACAACCCCGCCCCGGCGCCGGAGCGCCGGGGCGATGGTCGGGTCAGCGCACGGGAGAAGTGTCCCGCCGCACCGCCCGCACCGCCACGGGCCGGGCGGAGGGAGCCGCGACCCGATCGCGCCCCGTCGATCGGTTCCCCACCGATCGTCGGGCGGCGAACCGCAGGCCCCCGCACGCCGTACGCTCTGGCGATGAGCCCCGTCGGCGACCGCATCCGGATCCTCGTCGCCGAGGACCATCCGCTGTTCCGCGAGGCGCTCGTGGCCACGATCCGCAGCCGCCCGGACTTCGAGCTGGTCGGCGAGGCCGCGGACGGGCGCGCCGCGCTCGAGCGCGCCCGGGAGACCCGGCCCGACGTCATCGTCCTGGACCTGAAGCTGCCCGAGCTCGACGGTCTGCAGGTGCTCGCCGCGCTGCGCCGCGAGAGCAGCCCGGTGAAGGTCGTGCTCCTCAGCGCCTTCCTCGACGGGGCGATCGCCTACGAGGCCGTCGCGGCCGGAGCCGAGGCGTACCTCTCCAAGGACGCCGACCGCGACCGCGTCTGCGACACCATCGCGGCCGTCGCGCGCGGCGAGACGGTGCTCGCCCCCGAGATCCAGGCGGGCATCGCGCAGGAGATCCGCAGCCGCGGCACGACCTCGCGACCGGCGCTGTCCCCCCGCGAGCAGGAGGTCCTCGCCCTGGTCGCCGAAGGCCACAGCGCGCCCGACATCGGCAAGCAGCTCTACCTCTCCCCCGCCACCGTCAAGGGCCACCTGCAGAGCCTCTACGAGAAGCTCGGCGTCTCCGACCGGGCCGCGGCGGTCGCCGAGGCGATGCGGCGCGGCCTGCTCGAATGAGGTCCGCGGCGCTCCTGGACCACCCGGCGCGCGTCGTCGCGCTCGTGCGCCTCGCCGCCGTCCCGGTCTTCTTCTTCGGCGAGCGGCTGATCGACCACCCCGAGGCGCACAGCGGCGCGTTCCGCTTCGTTCTCGCGTTCGGCGTCGTCTACGCGGCGGTCCTCGCCGGCCTCGCGTTCTCCCCCGGCCGGCGCCCGCTGCCGCTGCGCGTCACCGCCACGATCGACCTCGCGCTCCTCGGCGGCCTGACGTACACCTCGGGCGGCCCGTTCTCGCAGTTGCGCTACGGGTTCTTCGTCGTGCCGGTCGCCGCCGCGCTCCTGCGCGGCCCGCGCGAGACCGCGATCGCCTCCGCCGCCGCCCTCACCTGCTACCTCGTCGCGACGATCGCCTACCCCGACTCGCGCCAGGACGCGGTCGCCTTCGAGGCGACCCAGTCGCTGTACTTCGTCTGGCTCGTCATGGCCTCGACGCTCCTCAGCGCCGTGCTCGCGCGCCGCCAGCGGCAGATCGTCAGCCTCTCCGACGAGCGCGGCCGGCTCGTCGCGCGCGCGATCGAGGCCGAGGAGCGCGAGCGCCGCCGCCTCGCCGAGGCGCTGCACGACGACGCGATCCAGAACCTGCTCGCCGCCCGGCAGGCGCTCGGCAGCGGCGACGACGACCGCCCGGCGGACCTCGGGCTCGTGCGCACCGGGCTGGACCGGACCGTGTCGCAGCTGCGCGACGCGATCTTCGACCTGCACCCGCACCTGCTGCGCCACGCCGGACTCGCCGCCGCGCTGCAGGCCGTCGCCGACCGCTTCGCCGAACGCCTGCCCGACCGGTCGGTCGCCTGGGAGATCACGGTCGCCGACGACGCCACGGGTCCCACCGACGAGGTCGTGTTCGCGATCGCCCGCGAGCTCATGACCAACGCCGTCCGGCACGCCGACGCGCGCAGCGTCGCCGTCGAGGTCCGCCGGCGGCAGGGCGGGATCGCGCTGACCGTCAGCGACGACGGGCGCGGCATCGACCGCAGGCGTGCGCGTGACGCGCCGCTGCACGGCCACATCGGACTGGCCTCGTGCGCCGAGCGCGCGGAGGCGCTCGGCGGTCGGCTGCAGCTCGCGAGCGCCCCCGGTGAGGGCGCCCGCGTCGAGGTCTGGCTGCCGGCCGACCCGCAGGCCTGACCGGCGGCGGCGTCAGAGGCCGGGCTCGGCCTGCTCGGGCGGCTCGGCGCCCGCGTGCGGCAGGGCGTCGCCCGCCGCCTGATCCCGGTCGCCCGGGCCGGGCTGGTCGGAGCCCTCGACCGGGCCGAGGCCGTGCAGGTAGCGGTCCGCCATGCGCGCCGCCTGGCGGCCCTCGTTGATCGCCCACACGATCAGCGACTGGCCGCGACGCGCGTCACCCGCGGCGAACACGCCCTCCTCGGAGGTCGCGTACGTCGGGGCCTTGATGTTGCCGCGCTGGTCCTTCGCGAGGCCGAGGCCGTCCACGAGCTCCGGCTCGGGGTGCAGGAAGCCCATCGCGAGGAACACGACGTCGGCCTTGATCTCGCGGGTCGTCCCCTCGACGGGGCCGAACGGCGGGGCGGGCTGGGCGTCGGCGACCTCGATCGCCGTGACCTTGCCGTCCTCCCCGACGAAGCGGGTCGTGACGACCGAGAAGTCCTGCTCGGCCTTGTCGACCGCCAGGCCCTCCTCCATCGCGTAGGAGAGCCGGAACTTCTGCGGCCACAGCGGCCACGGGGTGCGGTCGTCCGGGCGCTTGGCGGGCGGCTCGGGCAGCAGCTCCAGCTGCGTGACCGACAGGGCGCCCTCGCGCAGCGAGTTGCCGACGCAGTCGGCGCCGGTGTCGCCGCCGCCGATCACCACGACGTGCTTGCCGGCGGCGCTGATCGCGTCGGGCTCCGGCGCCTGCGAGCGCGGCGACGGCTGGTCGGGCTGCGTGGCCGCGACCCAGCGGTTGCGGACGTACAGGTACTCCATCGCGGAGTGGATGCCGTCGAGCTCGCGACCCTCGACCGGCAGGTCGCGCGGGACGCGCGAGCCGATCGACAGGACGACCGCGTCGTGCTCGGCGCGCAGCTGCTCGAGCGTGACGTCGGTGCCGACCTCGACGCCGCAGCGCAACTGCACGCCCTCGGCGACGAGCTGCTCGACGCGCCGCTCGATGACGCCCTTCTCGATCTTGAAGTCCGGGACGCCGAAGCGCATCAGGCCGCCGGGCGACTCGTCGCGCTCGTAGAGCGTGACGGTGTGGCCCGCGCGCCGCAGCTGCTGGGCGGCCGCGAGACCCGCCGGGCCGGCGCCGACGACCGCGACGGTCCGCCCGGTCTCCTTCTCGGGCGGCTCGGGCACGACCCAGCCGTTCTCCCAGGCGGTGTCGATGATCGTGTTCTCGATCTGCTTGATCGTGATCGCCTCACCCTCCCGGATCTCCATGACGCAGGCCGCCTCGCAGGGGGCGGGACACAGGCGCCCGGTGAACTCCGGGAAGTTGTTCGTGCTGTGCAGCTGCTTGATCGCGTCCTTCATGCGACCCCGGTAGACGAGGTCGTTCCAGTCCGGGATCAGGTTGCCCAGCGGGCAGCCGTTGTGGCAGAACGGGACGCCGCACTCCATGCAGCGCGCACCCTGCTCGGCGACCTCCTGGACCGGCCGCGGGGTGATGAACTCCTTGTAGTGCTCGAGCCGCTCGCTCGGGTCGTCGTAGCTGACGCCCGACCGCTCGATCTTCAGGAACGCTCCCAGCTCGCCCATCAGGCCGTCACCTCCGAGCCCGCGTTCGCGGCCTCTTCCTTCGCGAGCTCGGCGAGCACGCGCTTGTAGTCGGTCGGGAACACCTTCACGAACTTCGCGCTCAGCGTGTCCCAGTCGTCGAGGATCCGCCGCGCGACGGCCGAGCCGGTGCGCGCGAGGTGCTCCTCGACGAGCTCGCGGACCTCGATGCGGTCCGCCTCGTCCAGCGGCTCGATCTGGTCGACCATCGTCGGGTTGATCCGGTGCTTGAAGCCGCCGAACTCGTCGAACACGAAGGCGAGGCCGCCGCTCATGCCCGCCGCGAAGTTGCGGCCGGTCGGGCCGAGCACGACGGCGCGGCCGCCGGTCATGTACTCGCAGCCGTGGTCGCCGACGCCCTCGACGACCGCAGAGGCACCCGAGTTGCGCACGCAGAACCGCTCGCCCGCGAGGCCGCGGAAGAACGCCTTGCCCTTCGTGGCGCCGAACAGCACGGTGTTGCCGACGATCACGTTCTCCTCGGCGGCGAACGTCACGCCCTCGGGCGGCCGGACGGCGAGCGTGCCGCCGGACAGGCCCTTGCCGGTGTAGTCGTTGGCGTCGCCCGAGAGCGTGAACACCACGCCCGGGGCGAGCCAGCCGCCGAAGCTCTGGCCGGCGGAGCCCGTGAAGCGGACCTGCACGGTGTCCGCGGGCAGGCCCTCGACGCCGTGCTTCTCGGCGATCCGCGACGACAGCATGCCGCCGACGGTGCGATTGACGTTGCGGACCGCGATGTCGAGCTCGCACGCCTCGCCCGCGTCGACCCGGTCGCCGATCGCCGCGAGGATCTCGTGGTCGAGATGGTCCCCGAGGGCGTACGGCGGCGCCTCGATGCGGTGCAGCGCGGTGCCCGCCGGCAGCTCCGGCCGGTGCAGGATGTGCGTGAGGTCGATGCCGCGCGCCTTCCAGTGGTCGATCGCCGCGTCGGCCATCAGCAGGTCGCTGCGGCCGATCAGCTCGTCGAACGTCCGCACGCCGAGCGAGGCCATGATCTCCCGGACCTCCTCCGCGACGAAGAAGAAGAAGTTCACGACGTGCTCCGGCTGGCCGCGGAACCGCTTGCGCAGCTCCGGGTCCTGCGTCGCGATGCCGACCGGACAGGTGTTCAGGTGGCAGGCGCGCATCATGATGCAGCCCGTCGCGATCAGCGGGGCGGTCGAGAAGCCCATCTCGTCGGCGCCCAGCAGCGCCGCGATCGCGACGTCGCGACCGGTCTTCAGCTGGCCGTCGGTCTGGACGGTGATCCGCGAGCGCAGGTCGTTGAGCAGCAGCGTCTGCTGCGTCTCGGCGAGCCCGAGCTCCCACGGCGTGCCCGCGGACACGATCGAGCTCAGCGGCGACGCGCCGGTGCCGCCGTCGTGGCCGGCGATGACGACGTGGTCGGCGTTGGCCTTCGCGACGCCCGCGGCGACCGTGCCGACCCCGACCTCGGAGACGAGCTTCACCGACACGCTCGCCTTCGGGTTCGCGCAGCGCAGGTCGTAGATGAGCTGCTTGAGGTCCTCGATCGAGTAGATGTCGTGGTGCGGCGGCGGCGAGATCAGGCCGACGCCGGGCGTGGTGTGCCGGACGCTGCCGATGTACTTGTCGACCTTGTGTCCGGGCAGCTGGCCGCCCTCGCCGGGCTTGGCGCCCTGCGCCATCTTGATCTGGATCTGGTCCGCGTTGACGAGGTAGTGCGCGGTGACGCCGAAGCGGCCGGACGCCACCTGCTTGATCGCCGAGCGGCGCAGGTCGCCGTTCTCGTCACGGGTGAAGCGGCGCGGGTCCTCCCCGCCCTCCCCGGTGTTCGACTTGCCGCCGATCCGGTTCATGGCGATCGCGAGCGTCTCGTGCGACTCGGTGGAGATCGACCCCAGCGACATCGCGCCGGTCGCGAACCGCTTCACGATCTCGGAGACCGGCTCGACCTCCTCGAGCGGGATCGCCTCGACGTCGGTGCGGAAGGTGAGCAGGCCGCGGAGCGTCGCCTTGCGGGCGGCGTCCTCGTTGATCGCCTTCGCGTACTCGCGGTACTTCTCGCGCGCGTCGAGCTCGTCGTCGGTGCGGACCGCGTGCTGCAGCAGCGAGATCGTCTGCGGGTTCCACTGGTGGTGCTCGCCATCGCGCCGCCACGCGTAGACGCCGCCGACGGGCAGCAGCTCCTCGTCGTCCTCGGTGCCCGCCCAGCCGTAGCCGCGGGCGTGACGGTCGAGCGCCTCCTGGGCGAGGACCTCGAGGCCGACACCGCCGATGCGCGACGCGGTCCCGGTGAAGTGGCGCTCGACGAGCTGCTTCTCGAGACCGACGGCCTCGAAGATCTGGGCGCCGCAGTAGGACTGCGTCGTCGAGATCCCCATCTTGGAGATGGTCTTCAGCAGGCCCTTGCCGATCGCCTTGACGACGTGCCGCTCGGACTCCTCGAGCGTGTCGGTCGCGAGCTGGCCCTCGTCCTGCAGCTCGGTCAGCGACTCGAACATCAGGTACGGGTTGATCGCGCTGCAGCCGAAGCCGATGAGCGTCGCGAAGTGGTGCACCTCGCGCGGCTCCCCGGACTCGAGGACGAGCCCCGCCTGCAGGCGGGTGCCCTCGCGCACGAGATGGTGGTGGATCGCGGCGACCGCCAGCAGCGCCGGGATCGCGGCCCGGTCGGCGCCGAGGTTGCGGTCGCTGAGGATGATGATGTTGAAGCCGGCCTCGATGAGGTCGTGGGCCTCGTCGCAGGCGTTGGTGAGCCGCGCCTGCATGCCCTCGGGACCCTCGGCGACCGGCCAGGTGATGTCGATCGTCCCCGAGCGGAACGCCGGGTGCTCGATCTGCTTGAGCGTCTCGAGCTCGTGGTTGCGCAGGATCGGCTGCTCCATCGCGATCTGGCGGGCGTGCGCCGGCGTCTCGGTGAGGAGGTTGCCCTCCGCGCCGATGCCGGTGCCCAGCGACATGACGATGGCCTCGCGGATCGGGTCGATCGGCGGGTTGGTGACCTGCGCGAACAGCTGCTTGAAGTACGAGTACAGCGGCGGGCGCTGGTCGGAGAGGACCGCGAGCGCGTTGTCGTTGCCCATCGAGCCGATCGGCTCCTCGCCCTTGTTGGCCATCGGGGCGAGCAGGACCCGCAGGTCCTCCTGGCTGAACCCGAAGGCGAGCTGGCGGGCGCGCAGCGGCTCGGTGCGCTCGACGCGCGGCTCCTTCACCGGCAGGTCGTCGAAGTGGACGACGTTCTCCTGGAACCAGTCCGCGTACGGGCGCTGGGTCGCGACCTCCTTCTTGACCTCCTCGTCGGCGATGATGCGGCCGCGCTCGAGGTCGACGAGGAAGAGCTTGCCCGGCTGCAGACGGCCGAGGCGCTTCACCTCGCCCGGGGCGACCGGCAGCATGCCCGTCTCCGAGCCGAGGATCACGTGGCCGTCGGTGGTCTCGACCCAGCGGCCGGGACGCAGGCCGTTGCGGTCGAGCGTCGCGCCGACGACCTTGCCGTCGGTGAAGCAGACCGCGGCGGGGCCGTCCCACGGCTCCATGAAGCACGAGTGGAAGGCGTAGAAGCCCTTGAGGTCGTCCGGGAGGTCGTCGCGGTCGGCGTAGGCCTCCGGGATCATCATCATGATCGCGTGCGGCAGCGAGCGGCCGGCGAGCATCAGGAGCTCGAGGACGTTGTCGAACGTCGCCGAGTCCGACCCGCCGACGCGCACGACCGGCAGCACCTTCTGCAGGTCGCCGCCGAACAGCTCGCTGGCGAGCTGCGACTCGCGGGCGCGCATCCAGTTGATGTTGCCCATCAGCGTGTTGATCTCGCCGTTGTGGGCGATCACGCGGAACGGGTGCGCGAGCTCCCAGGACGGGAACGTGTTCGTCGAGAAGCGCGAGTGGACAAGCGCCAGGGCGCTCTTGAACCGCTCGTCCTGCAGGTCCGGGAAGAACGTGCGGACCTGGTCGGAGATCAGCATGCCCTTGTACACGCACGTGCGCGAGGAGAACGAGGGCGCGTAGAAGTCGGGGCCGGCGGCGATCTCGACGATCCGGCGGATGACGTACAGCTTGCGCTCGAACGCCATCTGGTCGTGCGTGAAGCCCGGGCCGGCCGCGATGAACAGCTGCGCGATGTGCGGGCGCGACTGGTTGGCGGTGACGCCGACGTGGTCCTCGTCGATCGGGACCTCGCGCCAGCCCAGGACGATCTGGCCCTCGACGCGGACGTTGAGCTCCAGCAGGCCCTCGACCTTGGCGCGCAGCGCCGCGTCGCGGGGCAGGTAGCAGGTGGCGACGCCGTACTGGCCGAGGTCGGGCAGCTCGAAGTCGCAGACGCCGCGGAAGAACTCGTCCGGCATCTGGACGAGGATCCCGGCGCCGTCCCCGGTCTTGGCGTCCGCCCCGGCCGCTCCGCGGTGCTCGAGGTTCTCGAGCGCCGTCAGGGCGCGGTCGACGACCTCGTGCGTGGGCGTGTTGTCCAGGCGTGCGACCATCGCGACGCCACAGGCGTCGTGCTCGTTCGCGGGGTCGTACAGGCCTTGGGCCGGTGGGCGCTGGTGATGCAGAGTCATAGAAGGCTCCCGGTAGACGCGGGGGTGCCCGGAGGCGGAGCGAGCGCCGAAGGGTAGCAACGAGGGGGCCGACGATCACCGTTGCGGCGCGTCGGCGACGGCTGCGGACGCGCCCGCGCAGGGACCCGCCCGCGGGCTCGAACCCCCTGCTCAGGTGCTCTCGGCGGCCGTCTTCTTCTTCGCGGCGGGCTTGGCGGCGGCCTTGCCGCCGCGGCCCTTCGGCTTCGCCGCTGCCTCGGTGCCGCGCACCGCGTCCAGGGACGCCTTGAGCGCGGCCATGAGGTCCGGGACCTCCTCGGGCGCCTCCTCGGGCGTCTCGACGACCGCGATCTCCTCGCCGGAGGCCTTCGCCTCGATGAGCTTGAGGACCTCCTCGCGGTAGCTGTCCTCGTAGCGGTCGGGCTCCCAGTCGGCGGCGAGGGACTCGACCAGCTGCTTGGCGATGTCGAGCTCGCGCTTGGTCGTCTTCACCTCGCCGGCGGCCTCGAGCTCCTCGAGCGTGTCGGCGGGGACGACCTCGTCGGCGAAGACCATCGTCGAGCAGCCGATCACCGAGCCGGCCGCCATCGGGCGGATCGCGACGAGCGCCTCCTTCGTGCGCAGCACGACCCGGGCGATCGCGACCTTGCCGGTCTCGTTCATCGCGTCGAGCAGGAGCTTGTAGGGCTTGGCGCCCCCGACCGCGGGCGCGAGGTAGTACGGCGTGTCGAAGTGGACCGGGTCGATGTCGGCCAGGTCGACGAAGTCCTCGATCTCGATCGTCTTCGTCTTCTCGGGCTGGATCGCCTCGAGCTCCTTCGGCTCGATGACCACGTAGCGGTCCGGGGACAGCTCGTAGCCCTTGACGAGGCGGTCGTACGGGACCTCCTCGCCGGTGGCGGCGTTGATCCGCTGCTGCTTGATGCGGGAGTTGTCCGCGCCGTCGAGCTGGTTGAAGCGGACCGTCTTGGCACGGACGGCCGGGTACATCTTCACGGGCACCGTGACCAGCCCGAAGCTGATCGCGCCACTCCACATCGCGCGGGGCATGGAGGGAGTCTTCCCGGCGCAGCGCCCGATGCCTACACGTGCACGCGGCTATGCGCCGTAGTGCCGGCGCGTGTCCTTGAACAGGCTGCCGAAGATCGCGCCGTTCAGCGGCCCGCCGGGCCGGCCGGCCGCGGTCGGCTCGACGGCGATCGTCCAGTCGAAGCGGCAGCTCGAGTCGCCGGTCGGGGTCACGACGTAGTCCTCGGCGATCCGCTTGATCAGCGGCAGGTTGCTGCGGTCGCCGACGAAGGCCTTGCGCGTGCCCTCGTCCCAGGCGATGTAGCGCTCGTCGAGGCTGATGAGGCCGAGGACCTTGACGGTCTTCGTCGCGCCGACGCCGTGCGGGCGCGGCGAGGTCCAGCGCACCGTCGTGAGCGCCTTGCACCAGTGCAGCGCGCTGTCGGAGGTCAGGTCGGCCCAGACCGCGGCGGCGGGCAGCGGGATCGCGAAGCTGTCCCGGTAGATCTTCGGGGCGGAGGTGAGGAACGACTCGTCGGTCGGCGCGCAGGAGAAGGCCATGGCGCGCACCCTAGTGGGTACGCGCCACGGCGTTCAGTCCTTGAACGGGTCGACCGTGTCCGCCGCCGCCATCGCGACCCCGATGGGGGTCAGGCGATGGAGGATCTCGACCGTGTCGGCGTGGGCCTGCAGCACCACGTCGAGGCGCTTGTAGGCGTCCGGAGCCTCGTCGGCGGCGCCGCCGCGGAGCTCGATCCCCTTCGTGGCGAGGTCCGCCTGGACCGCGGCGAAGTCGATCAGCCCGTCGCGGATCCGGCCGCGGCGCTTGCTCATCCGCCCGTCCGGGTGGTCGGGGCAGAGCGTGAACCGGTCGTTCGTGGCCCCGGCCCTGTCGCGCTCGTGGCGGAACTGGCCCCAGGTGACCCAGAACGAGCAGTCCCGCGCGTTGCACTCCGCCCGGGTCCCGACCTTGCCCGCCGCCTGCGTCCGCGACATCACGCGACCCGCACCGTGGACGGTCGAGTGCAGGAGCCCGGCACCGGCCGCGGCGTCGGTGCCCCGCAGGATCACCGCGTCCTCGCCCATGCTCGCGCCCACGAAGCCCTCCTGCCCCGGGAACGCCGGCGTGCAGCCCTTGCGGACGACCCAGCAGTCCACGCCGTGGTGCTCCTCGCGCCAGGCGTAGTTGTGGTGGTTGTGGACCTCGTGCAGCGAGCGCGCACCGAGGATCTCGAGCACCTTGTCGACGACGACGTCGCGGCCCGCGTACGCGTACGCGCCCGCCAGCTCCATCGCCGCGATGTACGACTGCCCGATCTCGGAGTCGACGTGGAAGAGCACCGGCGGGGAGTCCATCTCGCCGTCGCTGCCCCGCTCGTCGAAGCGGCCGCCCTGCGCCATCGACAGGAACCCGCTCGCCGTCTTGTGCCCGAACCCGCGGGAGCCGAAGTGGACGCCGACCCACACGTGGCCGTCGTCGCCGGCGAAGAGGTCGACGTAGTGGTTGCCGGCGCCGACCGTGCCCAGCTGGTTGCGGGCGCTGTGCACCAGCTTCCGCTGCGGGCGGAAGTCGGCGTGGAGGATCTGGTCGAGGACCGGGTGGTCGACGGGCTCGTCGTTCTTGCGGCCCATGCCGAAGCTGACGCGGGCTGCGACCTCGTCCATCAGGCGCGGCACGTCTGCGCGGACGTCCTCGGTCAGGAGGTCCGTGCGGACGGCCTTGTTGCCGCAGCCGATGTCGTAGCCGACGCCCGAGGGGCTGATGTGGTCCGGGTAGGCGATCGCGCCGCCGATCGGCTGCGAGTAGCCGACGTGGCCGTCGGCGCACAGCACGCCGGCGACGGCGTCACCGGCCTGCGCGCAGCGGCGCAGCTGCTCGATCGCGCGGGCGTCCACGTCCCCGCGGACCTCGATCCTCATCTCACTGCTCATGCGTCGATCCTCGCGGTCGGCGCCGTGCGCTGCGCCACGGCCTCAGCGGCGCCGCGGACCCGAACCGCGGAGGTTCCACTCCTCTTCGAGCGTCCCGCCCCGCCGCGTGGCCGCCCACCGCGCCGCACCGTCCTGCAGCCGCCGGCCGGCCCGCTCGAGCCGGTCGGCGTCGAGGCCGGGCGGCGGGCCGAGGTCGCCGAGCAGGTGCACGAACGTCGAGACGTCCCGCAGCCGGCGCTCCAGCGCCGCGTCGCTCACAGCGCGGACGAGCAGCTCGGCGTGGGCCAGTCCGGTGCCGGCGGCGCGGATGATCTCGCGGGCGCGCCGGTCCGCGTGCGGCTTGCGGCGACCCTCGAGCACCACGCAGTGGTCGAACATCCCGCCGCGCTCGAGGACCGCCCACAGGCCCTGGTCGAGTCCGAGCTCGCGTTCGACGAGCAGGTGCGCGAGGTCGTGCGGCACGGAGCCCTCGGGCGCGCCGACCTTGTTGTAGCCCCCGCCGTCGAGCTCGACGAGCAGGCCGTCGACCGACCGGTAGGTCGCCCGGTAGCGGGTGCCGGAGTCGGGCTTGTGGAACGTGACGAGCATGTGAGGATTCGAACCCGAAACGGCGTCGGGCGACGCGAAAGAGAG
This window encodes:
- a CDS encoding RtcB family protein, producing MSSEMRIEVRGDVDARAIEQLRRCAQAGDAVAGVLCADGHVGYSQPIGGAIAYPDHISPSGVGYDIGCGNKAVRTDLLTEDVRADVPRLMDEVAARVSFGMGRKNDEPVDHPVLDQILHADFRPQRKLVHSARNQLGTVGAGNHYVDLFAGDDGHVWVGVHFGSRGFGHKTASGFLSMAQGGRFDERGSDGEMDSPPVLFHVDSEIGQSYIAAMELAGAYAYAGRDVVVDKVLEILGARSLHEVHNHHNYAWREEHHGVDCWVVRKGCTPAFPGQEGFVGASMGEDAVILRGTDAAAGAGLLHSTVHGAGRVMSRTQAAGKVGTRAECNARDCSFWVTWGQFRHERDRAGATNDRFTLCPDHPDGRMSKRRGRIRDGLIDFAAVQADLATKGIELRGGAADEAPDAYKRLDVVLQAHADTVEILHRLTPIGVAMAAADTVDPFKD
- a CDS encoding SRPBCC family protein — protein: MAFSCAPTDESFLTSAPKIYRDSFAIPLPAAAVWADLTSDSALHWCKALTTVRWTSPRPHGVGATKTVKVLGLISLDERYIAWDEGTRKAFVGDRSNLPLIKRIAEDYVVTPTGDSSCRFDWTIAVEPTAAGRPGGPLNGAIFGSLFKDTRRHYGA